A region of Sulfurimonas sp. DNA encodes the following proteins:
- the abc-f gene encoding ribosomal protection-like ABC-F family protein encodes MALIDLQNISKHYSAQKILTEVNFHIDEGERIVIIGKNGSGKSTLMKIINGTLNQDSGNRITKNNLEIKMLDQRPNFKDGQSVREAVEDGLKELNDAKNKYNELSLKLADDFDNKKLLDEHENLSRYIEHHNAWNLDDKVERIINHFDLKQYEDKPLVLLSGGEQRRVALASLLLQKPDILLLDEPTNHLDVYMVEFLEELILKEKFTLIFISHDRYFIDRIATKSIEVEDCTLREYKGGYSDYLTQKAEHIRTLQKQHDNLLDILKRENAWFARGVRARLKRNEGRKDRLMSLREDAKTNPAKIRKMSIELQREDKHFNRDKSINKQKMLFEVENLYLTLGSKELLKDFTTRILQKDVIAIVGPNGSGKSTLLRALLGRLEPTSGKIKQGEFNIGYFDQHREMLDDDKNIMETFCPHGGDRVIVRGKDMHVYGYLKNFLFPREFLEKKVGILSGGEKNRIALALLFTKDVDILILDEPTNDLDIPTINILEEQLTNFSGAVIIVSHDRYFVDKIAKKLFIFKSNKHIEESYKQYSEYLEIEKEVQELAIMERESSKTQEIKIINLKPKTLKLTFKEKMALDSLPAEIDALEEKIEKMNECLANPKCYEDIGITQLALELKELEETYELKIETLLTIEEKEEQIESKTLSF; translated from the coding sequence GATACTCACAGAAGTAAACTTTCATATTGATGAGGGTGAGCGTATCGTTATTATTGGTAAAAACGGTAGTGGCAAATCAACCTTGATGAAAATTATAAATGGAACATTAAATCAAGATAGTGGAAACAGAATCACTAAAAATAATTTAGAAATAAAAATGCTAGACCAAAGACCTAACTTTAAAGATGGACAAAGTGTTCGAGAAGCTGTTGAAGATGGACTTAAAGAGTTAAACGATGCAAAAAATAAATACAATGAACTCTCGTTAAAATTAGCCGATGATTTTGACAATAAAAAACTTCTTGATGAGCATGAAAATTTATCTCGCTACATAGAGCATCATAATGCTTGGAATTTAGATGATAAAGTAGAGAGAATTATTAATCATTTTGATTTAAAACAGTATGAAGACAAACCCTTAGTTCTTCTGAGTGGCGGAGAACAAAGACGAGTTGCTCTTGCTTCTTTACTCTTACAAAAACCTGATATCCTACTTCTTGATGAACCTACAAATCACTTAGATGTATATATGGTTGAATTTTTGGAAGAGTTGATTTTAAAAGAAAAATTTACTCTTATTTTTATATCTCATGATAGATATTTTATAGATAGAATTGCTACTAAAAGTATAGAAGTTGAAGATTGTACTTTACGCGAATACAAAGGTGGTTATAGTGATTACCTAACACAAAAAGCAGAACATATAAGAACTCTTCAAAAACAACATGATAATCTTCTTGACATTTTAAAAAGAGAAAATGCTTGGTTTGCGAGAGGAGTGAGAGCAAGGCTTAAAAGGAATGAAGGTAGAAAAGACAGACTTATGAGTCTTAGAGAAGATGCTAAAACTAACCCTGCAAAAATAAGAAAGATGTCTATTGAACTTCAACGAGAAGATAAACATTTTAACCGAGACAAAAGCATAAACAAGCAAAAAATGCTATTTGAAGTAGAAAACTTATATCTAACTTTAGGAAGCAAAGAACTTTTAAAAGACTTCACAACTCGCATACTTCAAAAAGATGTTATAGCCATAGTTGGACCAAATGGAAGTGGTAAATCAACACTACTTAGAGCTCTACTTGGACGGCTTGAGCCAACAAGTGGAAAAATAAAACAAGGTGAGTTTAACATCGGTTACTTTGACCAACATAGAGAGATGCTAGATGATGATAAAAATATTATGGAAACATTTTGTCCTCATGGAGGGGATAGAGTGATTGTACGGGGTAAAGATATGCATGTATATGGTTATCTTAAAAACTTTTTATTTCCTAGAGAATTTTTAGAAAAAAAAGTTGGTATTTTAAGTGGTGGTGAAAAAAATCGTATAGCTTTAGCCCTTCTTTTCACAAAAGATGTAGATATTCTCATACTTGATGAGCCTACAAATGATTTAGATATTCCAACTATAAATATTTTAGAAGAACAATTAACCAACTTTAGCGGTGCGGTCATTATAGTAAGTCATGATAGATATTTTGTAGATAAAATTGCAAAAAAATTATTTATTTTTAAAAGCAATAAACATATAGAAGAGTCTTATAAGCAGTATTCAGAATACTTAGAGATTGAAAAAGAAGTTCAAGAACTCGCTATTATGGAACGTGAAAGCAGTAAAACTCAAGAAATTAAAATCATAAACCTAAAACCTAAAACCTTAAAACTTACATTTAAAGAAAAAATGGCTCTTGATAGTTTACCGGCAGAAATAGATGCTCTTGAAGAAAAAATAGAGAAAATGAATGAATGCTTAGCAAATCCAAAATGTTATGAAGATATTGGAATTACTCAGTTAGCTCTGGAATTAAAAGAGTTAGAAGAAACTTATGAGTTAAAAATTGAAACCCTTTTAACAATAGAAGAAAAAGAAGAACAGATAGAGTCTAAAACTCTATCTTTTTGA
- a CDS encoding class II 3-deoxy-7-phosphoheptulonate synthase, with protein sequence MSIWSPTSWREKPILQQPTYPNKDDLNRVLKELENYPPLVFAGEAKRLREQLGDAAQGKAFLLQGGDCAESFSEFHADNIRDTFKALMQMAVVMTYAGGVPVIKVGRLGGQFAKPRSSNTETFDGVELDSYRGDIINAVEFTKEARVPDPERMIKAYNQASATQNLLRAFATGGLADLHQVHSWNLDFAHKSEVSAQYEKLAQEIENSLKFMQACGITSKTYRNLRETDFYTSHEALLLPYEEAFTRRDSISGDWYDTSAHMLWIGDRTRQLDGAHVEYLRGVQNPIGVKAGPTMDPEDLIKLCQILNPNNEAGRLNVIVRMGANKVGEGMPKLIRAVEKEGMKVVWSCDPMHGNTIKSSNNYKTRPVDAILTEMKQFFQVHKAEGTIAGGVHLEMTGKNVTECIGGSFTVTEEDLSSRYHTHCDPRLNADQSLELAFLIADTLKESKR encoded by the coding sequence ATGAGTATTTGGAGCCCAACAAGTTGGAGAGAAAAGCCAATTTTACAACAACCAACTTATCCAAACAAAGATGATTTAAATAGAGTCTTAAAAGAATTGGAAAACTATCCTCCTCTTGTTTTTGCTGGAGAAGCTAAAAGACTTAGAGAGCAGTTAGGTGACGCAGCCCAAGGTAAAGCTTTTTTACTTCAAGGTGGCGATTGTGCAGAGAGTTTTAGTGAGTTTCATGCAGATAACATCAGAGATACATTTAAGGCCTTAATGCAAATGGCTGTGGTAATGACTTATGCAGGTGGTGTGCCAGTTATAAAAGTTGGTCGTCTTGGTGGTCAGTTTGCAAAGCCTCGTTCATCAAATACAGAAACATTTGATGGTGTTGAACTTGACTCTTATCGTGGTGATATTATAAATGCTGTAGAGTTTACAAAGGAAGCTCGTGTTCCAGACCCAGAGCGTATGATTAAAGCTTATAATCAAGCATCTGCTACTCAAAATTTACTTCGTGCTTTTGCAACGGGTGGATTAGCTGACCTACACCAAGTGCACAGTTGGAACTTAGATTTTGCACATAAAAGTGAAGTAAGTGCTCAGTATGAAAAACTTGCTCAAGAAATAGAAAACTCTTTAAAATTTATGCAAGCTTGTGGAATCACATCTAAAACTTACAGAAATTTAAGAGAAACAGATTTTTATACATCACATGAAGCACTTTTACTTCCATACGAAGAGGCTTTTACTAGAAGAGATTCTATTAGCGGTGACTGGTATGACACTTCTGCTCATATGTTATGGATAGGAGATAGAACTCGTCAATTAGATGGCGCTCATGTTGAGTACTTACGCGGTGTTCAAAATCCGATTGGTGTAAAAGCCGGACCAACTATGGATCCAGAGGATTTAATTAAACTTTGTCAAATATTAAATCCAAATAATGAAGCTGGTCGTTTAAATGTTATAGTTAGAATGGGTGCAAATAAAGTTGGCGAAGGTATGCCAAAACTTATACGAGCAGTTGAAAAAGAAGGCATGAAAGTTGTTTGGTCTTGTGACCCGATGCATGGCAATACTATAAAATCTTCAAATAACTACAAAACTCGTCCAGTAGATGCAATACTAACAGAGATGAAACAGTTTTTCCAAGTTCATAAGGCTGAGGGAACTATCGCTGGTGGCGTGCATTTAGAGATGACAGGTAAAAATGTTACTGAGTGTATTGGTGGTTCATTTACAGTAACTGAAGAAGATTTAAGTTCTCGTTACCATACTCACTGTGACCCAAGACTAAATGCTGACCAGTCTTTAGAATTGGCATTTTTAATCGCAGATACTTTAAAAGAATCAAAAAGATAG
- a CDS encoding GGDEF domain-containing protein, with the protein MQKNELISVSNEMCKKLLSIIDQEEVATKEKVADYLFESAQIIMNIKEEEVSEKGFAKTLFLDAYKEIATQSLSSYASSNVKIQELTKLHEETLSKCQAQHIDLPALTSKFDEIQTLMSYEVQKANEIITELTSKVKQLEEKSNLDSLTKIYNRRALSTYLNKICSNKELPYNFHLLMLDIDDFKVINDKYGHIAGDKVLIFVSNILKKTLREGDKVFRYGGEEFIIVLNRIDDKHCKLITNRLLELIRNNKLIYKNDNLSITMSAGVTNFIRGDTPNSLIARADKALYQAKKNGKNQMHGIK; encoded by the coding sequence TTGCAAAAAAATGAACTTATTTCTGTTTCAAATGAAATGTGTAAAAAATTACTATCAATTATAGACCAAGAAGAAGTTGCAACAAAGGAAAAGGTTGCAGACTATCTTTTTGAGTCAGCACAAATAATAATGAATATAAAAGAAGAAGAAGTTAGTGAAAAAGGCTTTGCAAAAACTTTGTTCTTAGATGCTTATAAAGAAATTGCTACACAAAGTTTATCTTCATACGCTAGTAGTAATGTTAAAATACAAGAACTTACAAAGCTACATGAAGAAACCTTATCAAAGTGTCAAGCACAACATATTGACTTGCCTGCACTTACAAGTAAATTTGATGAAATTCAAACTCTTATGAGCTATGAAGTACAAAAAGCCAATGAAATCATTACAGAACTCACATCAAAAGTTAAACAACTAGAAGAAAAATCAAACTTGGATTCATTGACAAAGATCTACAATAGACGCGCTTTATCAACATACTTAAATAAAATTTGCTCAAATAAAGAACTGCCTTACAATTTTCATCTCCTAATGCTAGATATAGATGATTTTAAAGTTATAAATGACAAATATGGACATATCGCTGGAGATAAAGTTTTAATCTTTGTATCTAACATTCTTAAAAAAACACTTAGAGAAGGCGATAAGGTATTTAGATATGGTGGAGAAGAGTTTATTATAGTATTGAATCGTATTGATGATAAACACTGCAAATTAATAACCAATAGATTACTTGAATTAATTAGAAATAATAAACTTATATATAAAAATGACAATCTAAGCATTACAATGAGTGCAGGAGTAACAAACTTTATCAGAGGGGACACTCCTAATAGTTTAATAGCACGAGCAGATAAGGCCCTTTACCAAGCCAAAAAAAATGGTAAAAATCAAATGCATGGAATAAAATAG
- a CDS encoding CvpA family protein, whose translation MELNYFDLVASVIILLLGLKGILNGFFKEVFGLIGIIGGIFIASRVGDNVGTALSNMIFNFENSSAISFLGFLFTLAVFWLFMIGVGLIFKKLSLLSGLGVFDRILGFIFGASKFFLIAAVIAHAAYNIKAVKSAIDSSVESSILFPVLVSTGEFIMKLDPVEISDDINKSIDKVSDKVKESAKTSTEKMVEKTKKEIKSKMKGNE comes from the coding sequence ATGGAATTAAACTATTTTGATTTAGTAGCCTCCGTAATTATTCTTTTACTAGGTTTAAAGGGCATACTCAACGGTTTTTTTAAAGAAGTCTTTGGATTAATTGGAATCATTGGTGGTATTTTTATAGCATCTAGAGTTGGTGATAATGTTGGTACTGCCTTAAGTAATATGATTTTTAATTTTGAAAATAGCAGTGCCATAAGCTTTTTAGGGTTTTTATTTACACTAGCGGTTTTTTGGCTTTTTATGATTGGTGTTGGTTTAATCTTTAAAAAATTAAGTTTATTAAGTGGTCTTGGTGTATTTGATAGAATTTTAGGGTTTATATTTGGTGCAAGTAAATTTTTTCTTATCGCTGCTGTAATTGCTCATGCTGCTTATAATATAAAAGCGGTTAAAAGTGCTATTGACTCAAGTGTCGAATCTAGTATTTTATTTCCTGTTCTTGTTAGCACAGGAGAATTTATAATGAAATTAGACCCTGTTGAAATAAGCGATGATATAAATAAATCAATTGATAAAGTCAGCGACAAGGTCAAAGAAAGTGCAAAAACATCAACAGAGAAAATGGTTGAGAAAACAAAAAAAGAAATAAAATCAAAAATGAAAGGAAACGAATAA
- a CDS encoding Fur family transcriptional regulator, translated as MSNVITNFDEKTIEYEQLLIDFKVLLKKNSLKFTIQREVILETLYNSDEHLTPESLHKLIQEKFPNLKTGIATVYRTLSLLEDSDMVTSLSFGAQGKKYELGAKNHHDHLICTGCGNITEFVDEQIENRQEHIANELNFKITDHSMQIYGYCKSCQGKNIGF; from the coding sequence ATGTCTAATGTAATAACAAATTTTGATGAAAAAACTATTGAGTATGAACAACTTTTAATTGACTTTAAGGTACTTCTAAAGAAAAACTCTCTTAAATTCACTATACAAAGAGAAGTAATTTTAGAAACTCTTTATAACTCAGATGAGCATCTTACTCCAGAATCTCTACATAAACTCATCCAAGAAAAATTTCCAAATTTAAAAACTGGAATAGCAACAGTTTATAGGACACTATCTCTTTTAGAAGATTCTGATATGGTTACTTCGCTATCTTTCGGTGCACAAGGTAAAAAGTATGAACTTGGTGCTAAAAATCATCATGATCACCTTATATGTACGGGATGTGGCAATATAACAGAATTTGTTGATGAACAGATAGAAAATAGACAAGAGCATATTGCTAATGAATTAAACTTTAAAATAACAGACCACTCAATGCAAATTTATGGTTATTGTAAATCATGTCAAGGAAAAAATATTGGCTTTTGA
- the lysS gene encoding lysine--tRNA ligase, translating into MAFENKFIQQRIEKAKLLKDAGFNPYANDSKRNTTIQKYLNVNSDIGEKEDKRDDKRHYIVSGRIKFLRIMGKASFVKIEDESGMLQVYVARDNLPADFYNTMFKKNIEVGDIIEVSGYPFITGKGELSIHAMELKLLTKAIAPLPEKFHGVTDKEIRYRKRYLDLIMNSEVRKTFHTRSRVISLTRRFFEDKGFLEVETPMMHPIAGGANAKPFVTHHNALGIDRFLRIAPELYLKRLIVGGFEAVFEINRNFRNEGMDATHNPEFTSIEFYWAYKTYKDLIEITKEYFQYLFEHLNLPTLLPYGELEVNFENFQEIPLIESLTTIGGVPPESCKDKESIISYLKSKNITVKPGMNLGQLQGELFDEFVEEKLIDPTFITEYPVEISPLARRSDDNPDITERFELFIAGREIANAFSELNDPIDQYERFKGQVDAKDAGDDEAHEMDEDFIDALSYGMAPTAGQGIGIDRLVMLLTNQHSIRDVLLFPAMKPIHNEEKQEKE; encoded by the coding sequence TTGGCTTTTGAAAATAAATTTATACAACAAAGGATCGAGAAGGCAAAGCTTTTAAAAGATGCCGGTTTTAATCCATATGCAAACGATTCAAAAAGAAATACAACTATACAAAAATATCTAAATGTAAACTCTGATATCGGAGAAAAAGAAGATAAAAGAGATGACAAGCGTCATTATATTGTAAGCGGAAGAATAAAGTTTTTAAGAATTATGGGAAAAGCTAGTTTTGTAAAAATTGAAGATGAAAGTGGGATGCTTCAAGTATATGTAGCTAGAGACAATCTTCCTGCAGATTTTTACAATACTATGTTTAAGAAAAATATTGAAGTTGGAGATATAATAGAGGTTAGCGGATACCCTTTTATAACAGGGAAAGGTGAGCTATCTATTCATGCAATGGAGTTAAAACTTTTAACTAAAGCTATCGCACCTCTACCAGAAAAATTTCATGGAGTAACTGATAAAGAAATTAGATATAGAAAAAGATATTTAGATCTTATTATGAACTCTGAAGTTCGTAAAACTTTCCATACTCGTTCTCGTGTCATTTCTCTTACAAGACGATTTTTTGAAGATAAAGGATTTTTAGAAGTTGAAACTCCAATGATGCATCCAATCGCTGGCGGAGCTAATGCAAAACCATTTGTTACTCATCACAATGCACTTGGAATTGATAGATTTTTAAGAATTGCACCTGAACTTTATTTAAAACGACTTATTGTTGGTGGATTTGAAGCAGTATTTGAAATAAATAGAAACTTTAGAAATGAAGGTATGGATGCTACTCATAATCCTGAATTTACATCTATTGAATTTTATTGGGCATATAAAACTTATAAAGATTTAATCGAGATTACTAAAGAGTATTTTCAGTATCTTTTTGAGCACTTAAATCTTCCAACACTTCTACCTTATGGTGAACTAGAAGTAAACTTTGAGAACTTCCAAGAGATTCCTCTAATCGAGTCACTTACAACTATTGGTGGTGTCCCCCCTGAATCGTGTAAGGATAAAGAATCAATTATCTCCTACTTAAAGTCTAAAAACATAACTGTTAAACCAGGAATGAACTTAGGTCAACTTCAGGGCGAATTATTTGATGAATTTGTTGAAGAAAAATTAATAGATCCAACATTTATTACAGAATATCCAGTTGAAATTTCTCCACTTGCTAGAAGAAGTGATGACAACCCCGATATCACTGAAAGATTTGAACTTTTTATAGCAGGTCGTGAAATAGCAAATGCATTTAGTGAGTTAAATGACCCAATTGATCAATATGAAAGATTTAAAGGTCAAGTAGATGCTAAAGATGCGGGAGATGATGAAGCACATGAGATGGATGAAGACTTCATAGACGCATTAAGCTATGGAATGGCACCAACAGCAGGTCAAGGAATAGGCATAGATAGACTTGTTATGCTTTTAACAAATCAACATTCAATTAGAGATGTTTTATTGTTTCCTGCAATGAAACCAATACACAATGAAGAAAAACAAGAAAAAGAATAA
- the metE gene encoding 5-methyltetrahydropteroyltriglutamate--homocysteine S-methyltransferase has product MSKNYIVGFPRIGEQRELKRVLENFWAKNCSFIEVQKVASELKKRHWNYQKDSGIDFISSNDFSLYDNMLDTAIILGAIPKRFKTLNNEELYFSMARGNKDCVAMEMTKWFNTNYHYIVPELSLEDTYKLNASKIINEYDEAKELGIKTKINLIGPITFLGLSKRVDNGDTYELFNKILAVYEDLLKEISKLDEYITIQMDEPIFVRDNEMKILSLIKPTYDRLANISKNINIVVTTYFEHSNEATKILVNTPIWGLGLDFLHGDENLKSLELISNSKKKLIAGVVDGRNIWKNDTKSTNKLLESIAQNVDKKNIIISSSCSLLHTPFTLKYEEKLDKEIKNWLSYAVEKLDEISLVTKLFFDGIDSLDATNKDALDSNIRANKSRKTSALIHDKAVQERVTYYTKFQRDGRYEDRIKLQKEILGYKDLAITTIGSFPQTPEVRKARRAFKNADISYENYEKQMKDYIDDCIAFQEECGIEVLVHGEPERNDMVEYFGEQLQGYGFSQNGWVQSYGSRCVKPPFIYGDISRPKAMTVDWITYAQSKTKKIMKGMLTGPVTILNWSFVRDDMPKDEVSKQIAVALSDEINDLQKAGIKIIQVDEAAFKEGYPLRDKKIKIYEAWAVRDFKISVSSAKEETQIHTHMCYSEFNDIIQTIENMDADVISIETARSGNELLKIFKEVGYKQEVGPGVYDIHSPRIPSINTIVHQIKLLLEVLPKEQLWINPDCGLKTRKWSEVKPSLKNMVEAVKIIRANLK; this is encoded by the coding sequence ATGTCAAAAAATTACATCGTAGGATTTCCAAGAATTGGAGAACAAAGAGAATTAAAAAGAGTATTAGAGAATTTTTGGGCTAAAAATTGCTCATTTATTGAAGTACAAAAAGTAGCAAGTGAACTTAAAAAAAGACACTGGAACTATCAAAAAGATTCTGGCATAGATTTCATAAGCTCGAATGATTTTTCACTTTATGACAATATGCTAGATACTGCCATTATCTTAGGTGCAATTCCAAAAAGATTTAAAACTCTAAATAATGAAGAACTGTATTTTTCCATGGCTAGAGGGAATAAAGATTGTGTTGCAATGGAGATGACAAAGTGGTTTAATACTAACTATCATTATATAGTGCCGGAACTATCACTTGAAGATACTTATAAACTAAATGCTTCAAAGATTATCAATGAGTATGACGAAGCAAAAGAATTAGGTATAAAAACTAAGATAAATCTAATTGGACCGATAACATTTTTAGGTCTCTCTAAAAGAGTTGACAACGGTGACACTTATGAGTTGTTTAACAAAATCTTAGCAGTTTATGAAGACCTCTTAAAGGAAATTTCAAAACTTGATGAGTATATTACTATACAAATGGATGAACCAATATTTGTAAGAGATAATGAAATGAAAATATTAAGTCTTATCAAACCAACTTATGACAGACTGGCAAATATTAGTAAAAATATAAATATAGTTGTAACTACATATTTTGAACACTCAAATGAAGCCACAAAAATTTTAGTTAATACTCCTATTTGGGGATTAGGACTTGATTTTTTGCATGGGGATGAAAATCTAAAATCTCTTGAATTAATTTCTAATAGTAAGAAGAAGCTAATTGCGGGTGTAGTTGATGGTAGAAATATTTGGAAAAATGATACTAAAAGCACAAACAAGCTTTTAGAGAGTATTGCTCAAAATGTAGATAAGAAAAATATTATAATTAGTTCGTCTTGTAGCCTTTTACATACCCCTTTTACACTAAAGTATGAAGAGAAACTTGATAAAGAAATTAAAAACTGGTTGAGTTATGCAGTAGAAAAACTTGATGAAATTTCACTTGTCACAAAACTATTTTTTGATGGTATAGATAGTTTAGATGCAACAAACAAAGACGCATTAGATTCAAATATAAGAGCTAATAAAAGTAGAAAAACTTCTGCCCTTATTCATGACAAAGCTGTACAAGAGAGAGTAACCTACTATACTAAATTTCAAAGAGATGGCAGATATGAAGATAGAATCAAACTTCAAAAAGAGATTTTGGGATATAAAGATTTAGCTATTACAACTATAGGTTCATTCCCTCAAACACCTGAGGTGAGAAAAGCTAGAAGAGCGTTTAAAAATGCTGATATTTCTTATGAAAATTATGAAAAACAAATGAAGGATTACATAGATGATTGTATAGCTTTCCAAGAAGAGTGTGGCATAGAAGTTTTAGTCCATGGGGAACCTGAAAGAAATGATATGGTTGAATACTTTGGAGAACAGCTACAAGGATATGGATTTTCTCAAAATGGTTGGGTACAGAGCTATGGCAGTAGATGTGTTAAACCACCATTTATATATGGAGATATAAGTCGTCCAAAAGCTATGACCGTTGATTGGATAACATATGCACAAAGTAAAACTAAAAAAATAATGAAAGGGATGCTAACAGGTCCGGTAACCATTTTAAACTGGTCATTTGTAAGAGATGACATGCCTAAAGATGAAGTTTCAAAACAAATAGCAGTAGCTCTAAGTGATGAGATAAATGATTTACAAAAAGCAGGAATAAAAATCATACAAGTTGATGAGGCAGCATTTAAAGAGGGTTACCCATTAAGAGATAAAAAGATAAAAATTTATGAAGCATGGGCTGTCAGAGATTTTAAAATATCTGTAAGTAGCGCAAAAGAAGAAACTCAAATCCATACTCACATGTGTTATAGCGAGTTTAATGATATCATCCAAACTATAGAAAATATGGATGCAGATGTCATCTCGATAGAAACTGCAAGAAGTGGAAATGAACTCTTAAAAATATTCAAAGAGGTTGGCTATAAGCAAGAAGTTGGTCCCGGAGTTTATGACATTCACTCTCCAAGAATACCAAGTATAAATACAATTGTCCATCAGATAAAACTATTACTTGAAGTTTTACCAAAAGAACAACTTTGGATTAATCCAGATTGTGGTTTAAAAACTAGAAAATGGAGTGAAGTAAAACCAAGTTTAAAAAATATGGTTGAGGCAGTTAAAATAATTAGAGCTAATCTTAAATAG
- a CDS encoding serine hydroxymethyltransferase produces the protein MSFLKEYDSEIYDLCEKELERQTDHLEMIASENFTLPAVMEAMGSVFTNKYAEGYPAKRYYGGCEYADGVEQLAIDRACELFGCNFANVQPHSGSQANGAVYAALLKAGDKLLGMDLSHGGHLTHGSKPSFSGKNYSSFTYGVELDGRINYERVMDIAQIVKPKIIVCGASAYAREIDFKKFREIADAVGAILFADIAHIAGLVCAGEHPSPFPYADVVTTTTHKTLAGPRGGMIMTNDEDIAKKINSAIFPALQGGPLVHVIAAKAVGFKYNLSPEWKEYAKQVKINAKILGEVMVKRGYDVVSGGTDNHLILVSFVGSEISGKDADLALGNAGITINKNTVPGETRSPFVTSGIRVGSAALTSRGMKEAEFELIANKMADVLDDIDNTELQANIKAELKELAQNFIIYNQPTY, from the coding sequence ATGAGTTTTTTAAAAGAGTACGATAGTGAAATTTACGATTTATGCGAAAAAGAGTTAGAACGCCAAACTGACCACTTAGAGATGATTGCATCTGAGAACTTTACACTTCCTGCAGTTATGGAAGCTATGGGTTCAGTTTTTACTAACAAATATGCTGAGGGTTACCCTGCTAAACGCTACTACGGTGGTTGTGAATATGCTGATGGTGTTGAGCAACTAGCAATAGACAGAGCTTGTGAACTTTTTGGATGTAACTTTGCAAATGTTCAACCACACTCAGGAAGCCAAGCAAATGGTGCAGTTTATGCAGCACTTTTAAAAGCTGGTGATAAACTTCTTGGTATGGACTTAAGTCATGGTGGTCATTTAACACATGGTTCAAAACCTTCTTTTTCAGGTAAAAACTACTCTAGTTTTACTTATGGAGTTGAGCTTGATGGTCGTATTAACTATGAAAGAGTTATGGACATTGCCCAAATTGTAAAACCTAAAATCATCGTTTGTGGTGCATCTGCTTATGCTCGTGAAATTGACTTTAAAAAGTTTCGTGAAATAGCTGATGCTGTTGGTGCGATTTTATTTGCTGATATCGCACATATTGCTGGTCTTGTATGCGCAGGTGAACATCCAAGTCCTTTTCCTTATGCGGATGTTGTTACAACTACAACTCACAAAACTCTTGCTGGTCCAAGAGGTGGTATGATTATGACAAATGATGAAGATATTGCAAAGAAAATAAACTCTGCTATCTTCCCTGCTCTTCAAGGTGGTCCACTTGTTCATGTAATCGCTGCTAAAGCTGTTGGTTTTAAATACAACTTATCTCCAGAATGGAAAGAGTACGCTAAGCAAGTAAAAATAAATGCTAAAATCCTTGGCGAAGTAATGGTTAAACGCGGATATGATGTAGTTTCAGGCGGAACTGATAACCACTTGATACTTGTTTCTTTTGTTGGAAGTGAGATTTCAGGAAAAGATGCTGACTTAGCTCTTGGTAACGCTGGTATAACTATCAATAAAAATACAGTTCCAGGTGAAACAAGAAGTCCATTTGTAACTTCTGGTATAAGAGTTGGTTCAGCTGCTTTAACTTCTCGTGGTATGAAAGAAGCCGAGTTTGAACTAATCGCAAACAAAATGGCTGATGTTCTTGATGATATTGATAACACTGAGCTTCAAGCAAATATTAAAGCTGAATTAAAAGAGTTAGCTCAAAACTTTATAATTTATAATCAACCGACTTACTAA